The sequence CCCACGGTGATGTCGGAGATGGTGAGCTCTGCGGGGGCCGGGCCGTCGACGGGCTCGACCTCGGGCTTGGTGGTGTCGGTCATGGATCCAGTCAAGCAGATCCGCGCCGGGCCCCCGTCAGTGCGCGTGGGTGTGCGCCTCGGCCGCGCGGCGCAGCTCGGCGATGGCAGCCTCGGGGTCGCCGCCGCGGAAGACGCCGGATCCGGAGACGAACGTGTCGGCGCCGGCCTCGGCCGCGCGGCCGATGGTCTCGACGTCTATGCCGCCGTCGACCTGGAGCCACACGTCGTGGCCCGACTCGCGGAGGCGGGAGCGGAGGGCGCGGAGCTTCGGCATGGTCTCGGGCATGAAGGACTGGCCGCCGAAGCCGGGCTCGACCGTCATCACGAGCACCTGATCGAACTCGGGGAGCAGGTCGAGGTAGTCGTCCACCGGCGTGCCGGGCTTCAGCGCGATCCCGGCGCGCGCGCCGATCTCGCGGAGGCGCCGGGCCAGCGCGACGGGCTCCCGCGTGGCCTCGGCGTGGAAGGTGACGCTCGCGGCGCCCGCCTCCGCGTAGCCGGGGGCCCAGCGGTCGACGTCGTCGATCATCAGGTGGATGTCGAGCGGGACCGGGGTCACCTCCTGGAGCCGCTGCACCATCGGCAGGCCGAACGTGAGGTTCGGCACGAAGTGGTTGTCCATGATGTCGACGTGCACGAGGTCGGCGGTGGCGAGGCGCTGGATCTCGCGCTCCAGGTTCGCGAAGTCGGCGGACAGGATGCTCGGTTCGATGCGGACGGGCATGCTCCCGACCCTACCGGCGGGTCAGCAGGGCGATGAACATGGCGTCCGTGCCGTGCCGGTGCGGCCAGAGCTGCACGCTGGATCCGCGGGTCGCGGCGTCGGGGTCGGCGTCCGGCAGCTCGAGGTCGCCGTCGGCCACCTCCTGCAGCACCGCGCGCGTGTCGAGCGCGGTCACGTCGGGGTGGCGCTGCAGCGCGGCCTGCACGATGGCGCGGGTTTCGGCGAGGTGCGGCGAGCACGTGACGTAGGCGAGGATCCCGCCGGGCGCCAGCGCGCCGATCGCCGAGTCGACGAGGCCGGCCTGGAGCGCGCCGAGGCCCGCGACGTCGCGCGGGGTCTTCCGCCAGCGCGCCTCCGGTCGGCGGCGGAGGGCGCCGAGGCCGCTGCACGGGGCGTCGAGGAGGATCCGGTCGAAGGCGCCCGGGTGCTCCTCCCCCACGGTCGTGCCGTCGGCCTCCCACACCTCGGTGTCGCCGGGGACGGCGCGCAGGGCGTCGCGGACGAGGCCGGCGCGCGCGGGGACGAGCTCGTTGGCGGTGAGCAGGGCGCCGGAGCGGCCGGCCTCCGCGGCGAGGAGCGCGGCCTTGCCGCCGGGACCCGCGCAGAGGTCGAGCCAGCGCTCGCCGGGGGTGACGGCGCGGGCGCGGCTGAGCGCGAGGGCGGCGAGCTGGGAGCCCTCGTCCTGCACGCGGACGCGGCCCTCGGCGACGCCGGGCGCGTCCATGGGGTCGCCGCCCTCGAGGTACGCCCCGACGGGCGAGAACGCCGCGGGCTGCTCGCCGGTCTCCTCGACGGTCGCGAGGCCGGGGAGCGCGACGAGGCTGACGGCGGGCGCGGCGTTGTCGGCGCGCAGCAGGTCCTCGAGCTCGTCGGCGCGGCCCTCGCGGGCGAGCGCCTGGCGGAGCGCGCGGAGCACCCAGAGCGGGTGCGAGTGCTCGAGGGCGAGCCGCTCGTCGTCGCTCGCGGCGCCGTCGAGCACGCGCTGCCGCCACTCGTCGGGCTCCGAGCGGGTGATCGTGCGGAGGACGCCGTTGACGAAGCCGGTGGCGGAGCGGGACCCGACCGCGCGCGCCATGTCGACGCCCTCGTTCACGGCCGCGTGGGTGGCCACGCGCATGCTGAGGAGCTGGTGCACGGACAGGCGCAGCACGTCGAGGATGGGCGCGTCGATCGCCGTCACCGGGCGGCCGGCGGCCAGCTCGATGACGCGGTCGTAGTAGCCGGACATGCGCAGGGTGCCGTAGGCGAGCTCCGTGGCGAGGGCCGCGTCCTGCGCGCTGAGGGCGGCGCGGCGGATCCTGACGGGCAGCAGCAGGTTCGCGTACGCGTCGGACTCGCGGACGGCGCTCACGACCTCGTACGCGACGCGACGCGCGGGGCTGACCGTGGTGGGGCCGCCCACGTCGGGGCGGTCGTCGGGACGGCGGCGGCCGCCTCCCGCGGGGCGGCGTCCGCCCGGTCGGCGGGCAGGGGATCCGGTGCTGTCGCTCATCGTGCGCTGACGTCCTTCGTCGTGGCCGTGCTCTCGCTCATCGTGCGGTGACGCCCTTGTCCGTCACTCCGCGCCACCAGTCGGCGGCGGGCATGGGGCTCTTGCCGGCGGGCTGCACCTCGAGGAGCTCGACGGGGTGGCTGGCGGTGCCGACGGCGACGCGGCCGTCGACCGCGGCGATGGCGCCGGGCGCGAGCGGGGCGGCGTCGCGCAGGGCGGCCGCGCGGTGGACCTTGAGGCGCACGTCGTCCACGGACGTGTGCGCGCCGGGCTCGGGCGTGACGCCGCGGATCCGGGCGAGCACCTCCTCGGCGGGGCGCGCCCAGTCGACGCGGCCGTCGTCGATCGTGGTCTTCGGCGCGAGCGTCGGCTCGCCCTCCTGGGGGCGGGCGACGGCCGTGCCCGCGGCGATCGCGTCCACCGTCCGCGCGAGCAGGTCGGCGCCCTGGACCGCGAGCGCGTCGAGCACGTGGCCGGCCGTCTCGTGGTCGCCGGTGGGCCGCTCCTCCATCGCGAGGACGGGCCCGGTGTCCATCCCGCGCTCCAGCTGGAAGACGCTCGCGCCCGTGACGCGCTCGCCCGCCATGATCGACCGCTGCACGGGGGCGGCGCCGCGCCACCGGGGCAGCAGCGAGAAGTGCAGGTTGATCCAGCCGCGCGCGGGCGTGGAGAGCAGCGGCTCGCGCACGAGGCCGCCGTACGCGACGATCACGCCGAGGTCGGCGCCGACCTCGGCGATGCGCGCGGTCGCCTCCTCGTCGAGCCGGTTCACGCGGAGCGTCGGGATCCCGAGGCGCTCCGCCTCCGCCGCGACGGGCGAGGGCGTGAGGACGCGCTTGCGGCCGAGCGGCGCGTCCGCGCGCGTGACGACGAGCGCGACGTCGTGGCCGGACGCGGCGAGCATCCGCAGCGAGGGCACGGCCGCGAGGGGCGTGCCGGCGAAGACGAGTCTCATGGCGGGGTCCTCACGGGGACGGCGAGCGGGGTGGTCGGGGTGGGCGGAGGCGACGGGTGCCGGGCCGGCGGGACCGGTCGGCGGGCGACGCCGCGCTCGAAGATCAGAACAGCCCCGTGTCGTCGAACCGTACACGGAGCGGGACCGTGGGCCGGAACCCGGTGCGGCCCGCGACGGGCTTCCGGCGGCTGGAGGCGTTGCGCACGACGGCCGCGCGGAGCTCGCGCGCCGCGTCGGGGCCGCTCGCGTAGTCGAGCCGGACGATGGCGCGCACGCGGCCCTGCTCGGTGGGCACGGGGCCGAGCACGTCGACCCCCGCGATCCCGTCGAGCCGCTCGACGGCGGCGCCGACCGCGTCCGGCAGCCCCTCCACGCTCGCGGCGCGCACGGCGGGCGGGAAGCGCAGCGCCCGGCGCTCGAGCAGCTCCTCGTGCGCGTAGCGCGGCTGCTGCCAGGTGGCGAGGGCGCGCGCGACCTGGCCGCCGACGCCCACGAGCATCACGGGCGCGCGCGGGGCGGCGAGGGCGGCGGCGTTGGACCACTGGCGCAGCACGTCCTCCCCCACCCGCAGGCTCTCGCGCGCGAGCATCCGCTCGCCGTCGAGCAGCAGGATCGCGCGGTAGCCGCCCGCGGCCACGGGCTCGGCGCCGCGCGTCGCGACCACGAGCCGCGAGTCCGCGTCGACCTCCTGCACGTGGCGCTCGCCGTCGGCCAGCACGACCTGCACGCCGGGGAACGCGCGGCCGAGCTCCTCGGCCGTGCGGCCCGCGCCGATGGTCACGAGGCGCAGCTCGTCGGATCCGCAGTTCGCGCACCGCCAGTCGCCCGCGAGGTGCCCGCACCAGCCGCACGTGGGCGTGCTCGTCGCGGTGGACATGCCGAGCGGACCCGTGCAGACGGTGCACCGCGCGGCCTGGCGGCACGCGCGGCACGCGACGAGCGGCGCGTAGCCGGGGCGGGCGACCTGGATGAGGACCGGGCCGTGCTCGACGGCGTCCTTCGCGGCGCGCCACGCGCCCGACGGGATCCGGGCCTGGCGGGCGAAGCCCTCGTCGCCCGTCTGCGACGTGGTGGGGATGACGCGCGGCGGCCGGTTCACGGCAGGCGAGACGGTGCCCAGGTAGCCGATCGCGACGAGGCGCTCCACCTCGGTGCTCCGCGAGTGCGCGAGCAGGACGAGCGCGGTCCCCTGCTGCCGGCTGCGGAGGAGCGCGACGTCCCGGGCGTGCGCGTAGGGGCTCAGCGGCTCCGCGTGCAGCGGGTCGCCCTCGTCCCACATCGCGACGAGGCCGAGGCGCGGCGCGGGCGCGTAGACGGCCGAGCGGTTGCCGACGACGATGCGGGGCGCGTCGCCGAGCCCCGCGAGGAAGGACCGGTAGCGGTCGGGGCCGGACTGGCGCGCGTCGGTGCGCAGCACGGATCCCGCCGGGGCGTGCGCCGCGAGGGCGGCCTCGAGCTGGTCCTGGTCGCGGTAGTCGGGCACGACGAGGACGCTGCTGCGCCCGGACGCGAGGACGCGCGCCGCGGCCTGCGCGAGCGTGACGGCCCAGCGCCCGGCCCAGGCGCCGCCCGGCAGCTCCACGACCTCGGGGATCGCGTCGACGGCCGCGCGACCGGATCCGTCGACCACCGCGTCGAGCGTGCCGGGCGCGTAGCCGTCGATGGGCGGGAGGGCATCCGGGGCGATGTCGGCGGGGGCCGCGGCCGGGTCGGCGCCGGCCGGCTCCGCGTCGGCGTCCGCCATGGCCGCGAGGTGCGCCTTCTCCACGCGCACCTGCCGCGGCGGCACGGCGAGCCGGATCACGTCGGACGCGGTCCCGGCCTGCCGGTCGGCGACCTCGCGCGCGAGCGTCCAGATCTCGGGGCGCAGGACGGGCAGCGGCGACACGACCTGCTCGACCTCGCTGAGCGCACCGTCGTACCCCTGCCCGTCGCCCATCTCGACGACGTAGCCGTCGGCCACCCGTCCCGCCGAGCGCAGCGGGACCCGCACGCGGACGCCGGGCACGCACGTCGCCCGCAGCTCCTCCGGCACCGCGTAGTCGAACAGCCGGTCGAGCTGCGGCAGCGGCGAGTCGACCATGACGCGCACGACGGGCGGGCGGTCCGGCGCGCCCGCCTGGTCGGGGGCGGCGGTGCCGAGGTCGCCGGCCGCCGCATCCGCCGCCGTCAACGCGCTCCCCCGCTCACGCGGCGGGCCGTGCGGCTGGGCGCGTCAGAGGCCCGCGGCGCTCTGCAGGTCGGCGACACGGTCGAGCGCCTCCCAGGTGAAGTCCGGCAGCTCGCGGCCGAAGTGCCCGTAGGCGGCGGTCTGCGCGTAGATGGGGCGGAGCAGGTCGAGCCGCTCCACGATGGCCGCGGGGCGCAGGTCGAAGACCTCGCGGATGGCGCGGACGATGCGCTCCTCGGGCACGTGGGCCGTGCCGAACGCCTCGACGTACAGGCCGACCGGCGCGGCCTTGCCGATCGCGTACGCGACCTGCACCTCGAGCCGGTCGGCGAGGCCCGCGGCGACGGCGTTCTTCGCGACCCAGCGCATGGCGTACGCGGCGCTGCGGTCGACCTTCGACGGGTCCTTGCCGCTGAACGCGCCGCCGCCGTGCCGGCTGAAGCCGCCGTAGGTGTCGACGATGATCTTGCGACCCGTGAGCCCGGCGTCGCCCTTGGGTCCGCCGATCTCGAACTTGCCCGTGGGGTTGATGAGCAGGGTCGCGTCGCGCGAGTCGAGCTCGATGCCGATCTCCGCGGCCTGCGCGAGCACCGGGCGGATGACGTGCTCGGCGACCTCGCGGCGGAGGTCCTCCTGCGAGACCTGCGGGCCGTGCTGCGTGGAGAGGACGACGGTGTCGACCGTGCGCGGGACGAGGCCGTCGTAGCCGATGGTGACCTGCGTCTTGCCGTCCGGCCGGAGGTACGACAGCTCGCCCGAGTGGCGGACCGCCGCGAGGCGCTCCGCGAGGCGGTGCGCGAGGTAGATCGGCAGCGGCAGGAAGACGGGGGTGTCGCGCGACGCGTAGCCGAACATGAGGCCCTGGTCGCCGGCGCCCTGGAGGTCGTGCGCGTCGGCGGGCGCGGATCCCGAGCGGGACTCGTACGAGCGGTCGACGCCCTGCGCGATGTCGGGCGACTGGGCGCCGATGGACACCGTCACGCCGCAGTTGCTGCCGTCGAAGCCGACCTCGGAGGAGTCGTAGCCGATGTCCCGGATGCGGTCGCGCACGATCTGCGGGATGTCGACGTAGCCCGAGGTGGTGACCTCGCCGGCCACGTGCACGAGGCCCGTGGTGACGAGCGTCTCGACGGCCGCGCGGCTCGTCGGGTCCTGCGCCAGGAGCGCGTCGAGGATGCTGTCCGAGATCTGGTCGCAGATCTTGTCGGGATGGCCCTCGGTGACGGACTCGGAGGTGAACAGGCGCAGGTCGGTCACGGGTGGCTCCAGGGGATCGCGTGGTCGCGCGCCGTTCGCTACTGCGGCGTCGGCTGGCCCACTACGTCGAGAATTCGATGGGCGACCTGCTCCTTCGAGCCGGAGGCCTCGGCCAGTGTATCGCCGGACCTCCCGAGCACCGTGATCGTGTTGCCCTCCGTGGCGAACCCCTGCGACCACCCGACCCTGTTGAGGACGAGCAGGTCGCAGCCCTTCCGCGCCAGCTTCTCGCGGCCGATCCGGAGCAGCTCGGCCGGGTCCTCCTCGGTCTCGGCCGCGAAGCCCACGACCACGCGACGCGTGCCGTCCGCGCGCGGCTGGGCGGCGTCGGCGGCGAGCCGCTGCAGGACGTCCGGGTTCCGCACGAGCTCGACGGAGAGCGCGTCGCCCGCCTGCTCCTTCTTGATCTTGCCCGCGGAGACCGCGACGGGGCGGTAGTCGGCGACGGCCGCCGCCATGATCACGACGTCGGCGTCCTCGGCCTCGCGGACCATGGCGTCCGACAGCTCTAGGGCGGTGGAGACGGGCACGACGCGGACGCCGGCGGGCGCGGGCACCTCGAGGTGCGCGGCGACGAGCACGACGTCGGCGCCGCGGTCGCGCGCGGCGACGGCGAGGGCGACGCCCTGCCGGCCGGAGGAGCGGTTGCCGAGGAAGCGCACGGGATCCAGCGGCTCGCGCGTGCCGCCCGCGGAGACCACGACGCGCCGGCCCTCGAGGTCGCGGCCCCCGGGGCGGACGGCGGCGAGGGCCGCGGCGATGACGTCCTCCACCTCGGCCATGCGGCCGGGCCCGGAGTCGGTGCCGGTGAGGCGCCCCGAGGTGGGGCCGACGAGCGTGGCCCCGCGGGAGCGCAGGATGGCCGCGTTGGCCTGGGTCGCGGGGTGCTGCCACATCTCGGTGTGCATCGCGGGCGCGACGACCAGCGGCGCGCGGCTGGCGAGGATCGTGGTGCCGAGCAGGTCGTCCGACAGGCCGAGGGCCATGGCGGCGAGCGTGTGCGCGGTGGCCGGCGCGACGACGATGAGGTCGGCTTTCTGGCCCAGCGCCACGTGGCGGACCTCGGAGACCCCGTCGTAGAGGTCGCTCGTGACCGGGTTCCGGCTCACGGCCTCGAGCGTCGGCTTCCCGACGAAGCGGAGCGCGGCCTCGGTGGGCACGACGTGCACGTCGTGGCCGAGGAGCACGAGGCCCCGGACCACGCCGACGGCCTTGTAGGCCGCGATGCCGCCCGTGATCCCCACGACGACCATCACGCGGCG is a genomic window of Clavibacter capsici containing:
- the rpe gene encoding ribulose-phosphate 3-epimerase, giving the protein MPVRIEPSILSADFANLEREIQRLATADLVHVDIMDNHFVPNLTFGLPMVQRLQEVTPVPLDIHLMIDDVDRWAPGYAEAGAASVTFHAEATREPVALARRLREIGARAGIALKPGTPVDDYLDLLPEFDQVLVMTVEPGFGGQSFMPETMPKLRALRSRLRESGHDVWLQVDGGIDVETIGRAAEAGADTFVSGSGVFRGGDPEAAIAELRRAAEAHTHAH
- a CDS encoding RsmB/NOP family class I SAM-dependent RNA methyltransferase — its product is MSDSTGSPARRPGGRRPAGGGRRRPDDRPDVGGPTTVSPARRVAYEVVSAVRESDAYANLLLPVRIRRAALSAQDAALATELAYGTLRMSGYYDRVIELAAGRPVTAIDAPILDVLRLSVHQLLSMRVATHAAVNEGVDMARAVGSRSATGFVNGVLRTITRSEPDEWRQRVLDGAASDDERLALEHSHPLWVLRALRQALAREGRADELEDLLRADNAAPAVSLVALPGLATVEETGEQPAAFSPVGAYLEGGDPMDAPGVAEGRVRVQDEGSQLAALALSRARAVTPGERWLDLCAGPGGKAALLAAEAGRSGALLTANELVPARAGLVRDALRAVPGDTEVWEADGTTVGEEHPGAFDRILLDAPCSGLGALRRRPEARWRKTPRDVAGLGALQAGLVDSAIGALAPGGILAYVTCSPHLAETRAIVQAALQRHPDVTALDTRAVLQEVADGDLELPDADPDAATRGSSVQLWPHRHGTDAMFIALLTRR
- the fmt gene encoding methionyl-tRNA formyltransferase, whose translation is MRLVFAGTPLAAVPSLRMLAASGHDVALVVTRADAPLGRKRVLTPSPVAAEAERLGIPTLRVNRLDEEATARIAEVGADLGVIVAYGGLVREPLLSTPARGWINLHFSLLPRWRGAAPVQRSIMAGERVTGASVFQLERGMDTGPVLAMEERPTGDHETAGHVLDALAVQGADLLARTVDAIAAGTAVARPQEGEPTLAPKTTIDDGRVDWARPAEEVLARIRGVTPEPGAHTSVDDVRLKVHRAAALRDAAPLAPGAIAAVDGRVAVGTASHPVELLEVQPAGKSPMPAADWWRGVTDKGVTAR
- a CDS encoding primosomal protein N', with the protein product MTAADAAAGDLGTAAPDQAGAPDRPPVVRVMVDSPLPQLDRLFDYAVPEELRATCVPGVRVRVPLRSAGRVADGYVVEMGDGQGYDGALSEVEQVVSPLPVLRPEIWTLAREVADRQAGTASDVIRLAVPPRQVRVEKAHLAAMADADAEPAGADPAAAPADIAPDALPPIDGYAPGTLDAVVDGSGRAAVDAIPEVVELPGGAWAGRWAVTLAQAAARVLASGRSSVLVVPDYRDQDQLEAALAAHAPAGSVLRTDARQSGPDRYRSFLAGLGDAPRIVVGNRSAVYAPAPRLGLVAMWDEGDPLHAEPLSPYAHARDVALLRSRQQGTALVLLAHSRSTEVERLVAIGYLGTVSPAVNRPPRVIPTTSQTGDEGFARQARIPSGAWRAAKDAVEHGPVLIQVARPGYAPLVACRACRQAARCTVCTGPLGMSTATSTPTCGWCGHLAGDWRCANCGSDELRLVTIGAGRTAEELGRAFPGVQVVLADGERHVQEVDADSRLVVATRGAEPVAAGGYRAILLLDGERMLARESLRVGEDVLRQWSNAAALAAPRAPVMLVGVGGQVARALATWQQPRYAHEELLERRALRFPPAVRAASVEGLPDAVGAAVERLDGIAGVDVLGPVPTEQGRVRAIVRLDYASGPDAARELRAAVVRNASSRRKPVAGRTGFRPTVPLRVRFDDTGLF
- the metK gene encoding methionine adenosyltransferase, with protein sequence MTDLRLFTSESVTEGHPDKICDQISDSILDALLAQDPTSRAAVETLVTTGLVHVAGEVTTSGYVDIPQIVRDRIRDIGYDSSEVGFDGSNCGVTVSIGAQSPDIAQGVDRSYESRSGSAPADAHDLQGAGDQGLMFGYASRDTPVFLPLPIYLAHRLAERLAAVRHSGELSYLRPDGKTQVTIGYDGLVPRTVDTVVLSTQHGPQVSQEDLRREVAEHVIRPVLAQAAEIGIELDSRDATLLINPTGKFEIGGPKGDAGLTGRKIIVDTYGGFSRHGGGAFSGKDPSKVDRSAAYAMRWVAKNAVAAGLADRLEVQVAYAIGKAAPVGLYVEAFGTAHVPEERIVRAIREVFDLRPAAIVERLDLLRPIYAQTAAYGHFGRELPDFTWEALDRVADLQSAAGL
- the coaBC gene encoding bifunctional phosphopantothenoylcysteine decarboxylase/phosphopantothenate--cysteine ligase CoaBC; this translates as MMVVVGITGGIAAYKAVGVVRGLVLLGHDVHVVPTEAALRFVGKPTLEAVSRNPVTSDLYDGVSEVRHVALGQKADLIVVAPATAHTLAAMALGLSDDLLGTTILASRAPLVVAPAMHTEMWQHPATQANAAILRSRGATLVGPTSGRLTGTDSGPGRMAEVEDVIAAALAAVRPGGRDLEGRRVVVSAGGTREPLDPVRFLGNRSSGRQGVALAVAARDRGADVVLVAAHLEVPAPAGVRVVPVSTALELSDAMVREAEDADVVIMAAAVADYRPVAVSAGKIKKEQAGDALSVELVRNPDVLQRLAADAAQPRADGTRRVVVGFAAETEEDPAELLRIGREKLARKGCDLLVLNRVGWSQGFATEGNTITVLGRSGDTLAEASGSKEQVAHRILDVVGQPTPQ